One window of Desulfovibrio subterraneus genomic DNA carries:
- a CDS encoding CobD/CbiB family cobalamin biosynthesis protein — MSFAPFVSDTWAVSLPVLALGLDLAFGDPRTLPHPVQAVGWMLDRLERLARRAGASRLTGALCLGALLSITGLAVWTLIGIPYVGIVFSLYLAWTGLALGSLLRECRLAAAAVAGEDIGAARAAVSMLVSRDLSQADQGELYRALGETLSENFNDGFVAPFFWLVLGGPLGLWLYKAVSTTDSMWGYKTERWRSLGWAGARLDDVLAYVPARLSACMLAVSAPLAGVGSGMPLRGLWHNVARDAGQMESPNAGWPMAMAAWLHRRTMGGATWYFGQLKEKPVLGPRPCDAGIAGARTWDAAGIEALLRHVRIAAVLGGVLLWLVVLL, encoded by the coding sequence ATGTCGTTTGCGCCATTCGTATCGGACACATGGGCAGTGAGCCTGCCGGTTCTTGCGCTTGGCCTCGACCTTGCGTTCGGCGACCCCCGCACTCTGCCGCACCCCGTGCAGGCCGTGGGCTGGATGCTGGACCGCCTTGAACGGCTTGCCCGCAGGGCAGGTGCTTCAAGGCTGACCGGAGCCCTGTGTCTCGGTGCGCTTCTTTCGATTACCGGGCTTGCCGTATGGACCCTGATCGGGATTCCCTATGTGGGGATCGTGTTTTCCCTTTATCTGGCGTGGACCGGACTGGCACTGGGCAGCCTGCTCCGCGAATGCCGTCTGGCGGCCGCAGCCGTTGCTGGCGAGGATATCGGAGCTGCACGGGCTGCCGTGAGCATGCTGGTCAGCCGCGACCTTTCGCAGGCTGATCAGGGCGAGCTGTACAGGGCTCTTGGCGAAACACTGTCCGAAAATTTCAATGATGGTTTCGTGGCACCGTTTTTCTGGCTGGTGCTGGGAGGGCCGCTCGGTCTGTGGCTGTACAAGGCGGTTTCCACCACCGATTCCATGTGGGGCTACAAGACTGAGCGCTGGCGTTCTCTCGGCTGGGCCGGTGCCCGTCTGGATGACGTGCTGGCGTATGTTCCGGCCCGTCTTTCTGCGTGTATGCTGGCCGTATCCGCACCCTTGGCGGGCGTAGGTTCGGGAATGCCGTTGCGGGGCCTCTGGCACAATGTTGCGCGCGATGCAGGCCAGATGGAAAGCCCTAATGCAGGGTGGCCCATGGCCATGGCAGCGTGGCTACACAGGCGCACCATGGGCGGGGCGACATGGTATTTCGGGCAACTGAAGGAAAAGCCCGTGCTTGGACCGCGCCCCTGTGATGCGGGCATAGCCGGAGCCAGAACGTGGGATGCTGCCGGTATCGAAGCTCTGCTGCGGCATGTGCGTATTGCAGCCGTGCTTGGCGGGGTGCTTCTCTGGCTGGTGGTATTGTTGTAA
- a CDS encoding tRNA (cytidine(34)-2'-O)-methyltransferase, translating into MQIVLFEPEIPPNTGNVARLCAATQTPLHLIEPLGFSLDDRYLKRAGLDYWPHVQVRVWSDWEAYLAGGGAGKRHVLTSARRGGAVHTFPFTTDDALVFGPETRGLPESLLERYPDHLRIPIWGEVRSLNLSTATGIVLYQAYASLGMLDGR; encoded by the coding sequence ATGCAGATAGTGCTTTTCGAACCCGAGATTCCGCCGAATACCGGCAATGTCGCCCGCCTGTGCGCGGCCACGCAGACTCCCCTGCATCTCATCGAGCCTCTGGGGTTCAGTCTTGACGACCGTTACCTCAAGCGCGCAGGGCTGGATTACTGGCCCCATGTGCAGGTTCGCGTGTGGTCCGATTGGGAAGCGTATCTTGCCGGTGGCGGCGCAGGTAAACGGCACGTGCTCACCAGCGCGCGCAGGGGCGGGGCCGTGCATACCTTCCCGTTCACTACGGATGATGCTCTTGTGTTCGGTCCGGAGACCAGAGGCTTGCCGGAATCCTTGCTCGAAAGGTATCCTGACCATCTGCGCATTCCCATATGGGGAGAGGTGCGCAGCCTCAACCTGTCCACAGCCACGGGCATTGTGCTCTATCAGGCGTATGCCTCTCTTGGCATGCTGGACGGTCGCTGA
- a CDS encoding OmpP1/FadL family transporter, whose amino-acid sequence MKRHFISVAAVLMFVLAGISSASASGFALYEYSARGNALGGAVVGRADDPATLATNPAGITQLEGTQVAAGASFIMPNMDVSLNGNQVHGQNNVWIPPHFYLTHKYNDKWAFGVGIYSRFGLGTEFDADWPGRYNVTEALIQSYSINPNVAYKVTDKLSLSVGVEYIDVKLDIQKKANLSPYGLDDMLSQTKAEGAGYALTLGLLYQINDQWKFGAGYHSQAEINAHGDQSFTPNVTLAPGVAFADTNVSGSVVLPDMLNLGLTYYPIKDLSIEVGGTLTRWSTYNELRFEFDDPVGGNLSSTSVKDWKDVWRYNIGVEYKALDWLTLRCGYTYDESPLNSNHLDYLIPGNDRQLYSAGLGFNWKDWTLDLSYTYLWMKGRDYGDVIDSASSKVTVDSHAKNARTDIYGITIGYKF is encoded by the coding sequence ATGAAGCGACATTTCATTTCTGTTGCCGCTGTCTTGATGTTTGTTCTCGCGGGAATTTCTTCCGCATCTGCTTCCGGTTTTGCCTTGTATGAGTATAGCGCCCGAGGGAATGCCCTTGGCGGTGCCGTTGTGGGCCGCGCAGATGATCCTGCCACCCTTGCCACCAACCCCGCGGGTATCACCCAGCTGGAAGGTACGCAGGTTGCAGCCGGTGCCTCCTTCATCATGCCCAACATGGACGTTTCTCTTAACGGCAATCAGGTGCATGGGCAGAACAACGTGTGGATTCCGCCGCACTTTTATCTCACTCACAAGTACAACGATAAGTGGGCATTCGGCGTAGGCATTTACAGCCGTTTCGGTCTCGGTACCGAGTTTGATGCTGACTGGCCGGGCCGTTACAATGTGACCGAAGCCCTGATCCAGTCTTATTCCATCAACCCCAACGTTGCCTACAAGGTGACTGACAAGCTCTCCTTGTCCGTTGGTGTTGAATACATTGACGTGAAGCTGGATATCCAGAAGAAGGCAAACCTTTCTCCCTATGGCCTTGATGATATGCTCAGCCAGACCAAGGCTGAAGGCGCCGGTTATGCCCTGACCCTTGGCCTGCTGTATCAGATCAATGACCAGTGGAAGTTTGGTGCAGGTTACCATAGCCAGGCCGAAATCAATGCTCACGGTGATCAGTCCTTTACGCCCAATGTTACTCTCGCACCTGGTGTCGCTTTTGCGGATACCAACGTGTCTGGTTCCGTTGTTCTGCCTGACATGCTTAATCTTGGTCTGACCTACTACCCGATCAAGGACCTGAGCATCGAAGTGGGTGGCACGTTGACTCGTTGGTCCACCTACAACGAACTGCGCTTTGAGTTCGATGATCCGGTTGGTGGCAACCTGTCTTCCACCTCCGTCAAGGACTGGAAGGACGTATGGCGCTACAACATCGGCGTGGAATACAAGGCTCTGGATTGGCTGACCCTGCGTTGCGGGTACACCTACGATGAGTCTCCGCTCAATTCCAATCACCTTGACTACCTCATTCCCGGTAACGACCGTCAGCTTTACAGCGCCGGTCTGGGCTTCAACTGGAAGGACTGGACTCTTGACCTTTCCTACACCTACCTGTGGATGAAGGGCCGTGACTACGGTGATGTTATTGATAGTGCCTCCTCCAAGGTTACTGTTGACTCTCATGCCAAGAATGCCCGTACCGACATCTACGGCATCACCATCGGCTATAAGTTCTAG
- a CDS encoding response regulator produces MARSCKGTILAIDDETIVRQSLAAFLEDSGYRVIQVANGRDGLDEFERQSPDLVLIDLRMPGMDGLEVLSTLSSRAPDVPLVVVSGTGVIRDAIEALRRGAWDYITKPIHDLSFLEYVVEKLLDQARIRREKKDYQNHLEGEVAARTAELEQARDEAESASKAKSQFLANMSHELRTPLNGIIGLTDLLLGGDATTEQIEYLQMVKQAGRELLAIVNNLLDMSSIEAGRLVLRESAFTVRETLSDVLKVLDVQARWKNLRLESYVDENVPEVVTGDSGRLKQVISNLVVNAIKYTQRGGVTLHVHMTGSRRNEYKLAFVVRDTGVGIPADKLEYVFEPFSLAESFMTKKYGGAGLGLSISREIARKMGGDIQVESVPGQGSSFSFTASFRKAGKDDEAGEIEGMPVIRGLGRPLRILLAEDDIINRKLALYFFEKQGHEVVCVNNGVAVLEAMVKEKFDLILMDIQMPDMDGVQATRAIRESHSPDVNKSIPIIAMTAHAMKGDRERFLDAGMDEYISKPVDFTLLVSLVERVLAKQ; encoded by the coding sequence GTGGCGCGTTCCTGTAAAGGCACCATTCTGGCTATTGATGATGAAACCATCGTGCGGCAGAGTTTGGCGGCTTTTCTGGAGGACAGCGGCTACAGGGTAATTCAGGTAGCCAATGGTCGCGACGGGCTGGATGAATTTGAACGGCAGTCGCCGGACCTGGTGCTCATAGACCTGCGTATGCCCGGAATGGACGGCCTGGAGGTGCTGAGCACGCTATCTTCGCGTGCTCCGGATGTGCCTCTCGTCGTGGTGTCCGGCACAGGCGTTATCAGAGACGCCATCGAGGCTTTGCGCCGGGGGGCGTGGGACTACATCACCAAACCCATTCACGATCTCAGTTTCCTTGAATATGTTGTTGAGAAGCTCTTGGATCAGGCGCGTATACGCCGTGAGAAGAAGGACTACCAGAACCATCTTGAAGGCGAAGTAGCAGCACGGACGGCCGAGCTGGAACAGGCCCGGGACGAGGCTGAATCCGCCAGCAAAGCCAAGTCGCAGTTTCTTGCGAATATGAGCCACGAACTGCGCACGCCGTTGAACGGCATTATCGGACTTACCGATCTTCTTCTTGGTGGCGATGCAACAACAGAGCAGATCGAATATCTGCAGATGGTCAAACAGGCAGGGCGCGAGCTTCTTGCCATCGTCAACAATCTTCTCGACATGTCCAGCATAGAGGCTGGCCGCCTTGTGCTCAGAGAATCCGCCTTCACTGTCCGCGAGACCCTTTCCGATGTTCTCAAGGTTCTTGATGTGCAGGCCCGCTGGAAGAACCTGCGTCTGGAATCATACGTGGATGAGAATGTCCCCGAGGTTGTGACCGGAGACTCCGGTCGCCTTAAGCAGGTGATAAGCAACCTTGTGGTCAACGCGATCAAGTACACCCAGCGGGGCGGGGTAACCCTGCACGTGCATATGACCGGCAGTCGCAGAAACGAATACAAACTGGCATTCGTGGTTCGGGATACGGGGGTCGGAATTCCTGCAGACAAGCTCGAATATGTGTTCGAACCATTCTCGCTTGCCGAGAGCTTCATGACCAAGAAGTATGGCGGAGCCGGACTGGGACTGTCCATCTCACGAGAGATAGCGCGCAAGATGGGGGGAGATATTCAGGTAGAGAGCGTGCCGGGGCAGGGCAGTTCCTTCTCCTTTACCGCCAGTTTCCGCAAGGCGGGCAAGGACGATGAAGCCGGTGAGATAGAAGGTATGCCTGTCATCCGCGGTCTTGGGCGCCCCTTGCGCATTCTGCTGGCCGAGGATGACATCATCAACCGCAAGCTGGCTCTGTATTTCTTCGAGAAGCAGGGCCACGAAGTGGTCTGCGTCAATAACGGTGTGGCCGTGCTGGAGGCCATGGTGAAAGAGAAGTTCGATCTCATTCTCATGGACATTCAGATGCCCGATATGGATGGTGTTCAGGCCACCCGTGCTATCCGCGAATCGCACAGTCCCGATGTCAACAAGAGCATTCCCATTATCGCCATGACCGCGCACGCCATGAAGGGCGATCGCGAGCGTTTTTTGGACGCAGGTATGGATGAATACATATCGAAGCCTGTTGATTTTACGTTGCTGGTATCATTAGTTGAGCGTGTGCTTGCGAAACAATGA
- a CDS encoding response regulator: protein MANEAIEILVVDDEEMVRENLEAYLEDEGFVVHTAGSGEEGLEVLAGITPHVGIIDMRLPGMSGNDFIIKAHEIKPELKYLIHTGSTNYKLPLELMHIGVTRDEIYIKPLQNMDDLVVGIYRILGMNR from the coding sequence ATGGCCAACGAAGCAATAGAAATCCTCGTTGTGGATGATGAGGAAATGGTTCGTGAGAACCTGGAAGCCTATCTGGAAGATGAAGGCTTTGTTGTCCACACTGCGGGAAGCGGGGAAGAAGGGCTTGAGGTACTTGCCGGGATAACCCCCCATGTGGGGATTATCGATATGCGGCTGCCCGGTATGAGCGGCAATGATTTCATAATCAAAGCGCACGAGATCAAACCGGAACTCAAGTATCTGATCCACACCGGATCAACCAACTACAAGCTCCCTCTGGAGCTCATGCATATTGGTGTGACGCGGGATGAAATATACATCAAGCCGTTGCAGAATATGGATGATCTTGTGGTGGGTATTTATCGCATTCTCGGAATGAATAGGTGA
- the priA gene encoding replication restart helicase PriA produces the protein MSTLLSIALLSPPYTNLTYARPAWLPGSLWQTGMRVAVPLGKSGGLRVGVVMDADAPQAPEGVEIKEAMWPLERVPLLTPEYLEMVRQLAVRHLLSAGEVLGSLLPAGLRTSQVRLRVLGSGKPRTLYLKEVAKASLPERTHLGEAWATGNVEVLDAGFDAEVQEVCVVTQDPPWPVRPSAKRQIEVLEYLWDNGAVSRKILLGQCGAQASQALNALAERGLVAVGPLESLSSLACSCPVQTEEDADALLPMHDAGFVLTPAQQEAVDEFTGALDSEFPETRLLFGITGSGKTAVYLELAARTLQRRKSVLLLAPEVALACKLERAVRAALAGSDVFLFHGYQSAAERERTFRALASREAPCIIIGTRSALFLPVPQLGALVLDEEHDGSFKQDERLVYQAKEVAHFRMQQVKGLLVLGSATPDIKTFHAARQGLIPLARLAERVGGGTLPDVELVDIKGLSPSDGLLAPKSLAALKDVISKGEQAVILLNRRGYAPLMYCLDCGTVARCPHCEIGLTYHKGRERLVCHYCGYATPYPVTCSSCKGLHYLPMGEGTEKLEEGLVHALPPGTKVLRLDRDSTRRPGRMEAILEAFGKGEAQVLVGTQMLSKGHHFPNVTLAIIADGDLGLNLPDYRAAERTFQLLVQASGRAGRGEKAGRVFIQTRDPAHYCWEFVRSADYEGFFDEEIRRRERRRYPPFVKLALVRASFPIDWEPGAGWLDSLTLLAREKGKASGVLVLGHTPSPLPLLRGRKRFQWAFKGQDWTSIRSVFHEMRVAAPRDGKLRLALDIDPVNML, from the coding sequence ATGTCTACGCTTCTTTCCATAGCTCTGCTCAGCCCCCCCTATACTAACCTGACATACGCCCGACCGGCTTGGTTGCCCGGTTCGCTATGGCAGACAGGCATGCGCGTTGCCGTGCCGTTGGGTAAATCCGGAGGATTGCGGGTGGGGGTCGTCATGGATGCCGATGCGCCGCAGGCACCGGAAGGCGTCGAGATCAAGGAAGCCATGTGGCCCCTTGAGAGGGTGCCGCTTCTTACGCCGGAATATCTCGAAATGGTGCGTCAGCTTGCCGTGCGGCATCTGTTGTCTGCGGGTGAAGTGCTTGGCAGTCTGCTGCCCGCCGGTCTGCGCACATCACAGGTACGCCTGCGCGTGCTGGGCAGTGGTAAGCCGAGAACGCTGTACCTGAAGGAAGTGGCCAAAGCCTCGCTTCCTGAACGCACGCATCTGGGTGAGGCATGGGCTACCGGTAACGTGGAAGTGCTCGATGCGGGCTTTGACGCTGAGGTACAGGAAGTATGCGTGGTGACGCAGGACCCGCCGTGGCCCGTGCGCCCTTCCGCCAAACGGCAGATTGAGGTGCTGGAGTATCTCTGGGACAACGGAGCCGTGTCCCGCAAGATTCTGCTTGGTCAATGCGGTGCTCAGGCCTCGCAGGCACTCAATGCACTTGCCGAGAGAGGTCTCGTTGCTGTGGGGCCGCTGGAGTCGCTCTCTTCTCTTGCCTGTTCGTGTCCGGTGCAGACTGAGGAAGATGCCGATGCACTGCTCCCCATGCACGATGCCGGATTCGTGCTGACCCCTGCGCAGCAGGAGGCGGTTGACGAGTTTACAGGTGCGCTGGATTCGGAATTTCCTGAAACCCGTTTGCTGTTCGGCATTACAGGCAGCGGCAAGACGGCCGTATACCTTGAACTGGCCGCAAGAACCTTGCAAAGAAGAAAATCCGTCCTGCTGCTGGCACCGGAAGTTGCCCTGGCCTGCAAGCTTGAACGGGCTGTGCGCGCTGCCCTCGCCGGCAGTGATGTATTTTTGTTCCATGGGTACCAATCCGCAGCCGAGAGAGAACGTACGTTCAGAGCGCTGGCGTCGCGTGAAGCTCCCTGCATTATCATAGGCACCCGATCAGCCCTGTTCCTGCCGGTCCCGCAGCTTGGGGCTCTTGTGCTGGACGAGGAACACGACGGTTCCTTCAAGCAGGATGAGCGGCTTGTCTATCAGGCCAAGGAAGTTGCCCATTTCCGCATGCAGCAGGTGAAGGGCTTGCTGGTGCTCGGTTCGGCCACTCCGGATATCAAGACCTTTCATGCTGCCCGTCAGGGACTTATTCCTCTTGCCCGTCTTGCTGAGCGGGTGGGGGGCGGCACTCTTCCCGATGTTGAACTTGTTGACATAAAGGGGCTTTCCCCTTCAGATGGTCTGCTGGCCCCAAAGAGCCTTGCCGCGCTGAAAGACGTGATTTCGAAAGGTGAGCAGGCCGTTATTCTGCTGAACAGACGCGGGTATGCACCACTCATGTACTGCCTTGACTGCGGTACCGTTGCACGCTGCCCGCATTGCGAGATAGGCCTGACCTACCATAAGGGACGAGAGCGGCTAGTCTGCCACTACTGTGGATACGCGACTCCCTATCCGGTTACGTGTTCCTCGTGCAAGGGGCTGCATTATCTGCCCATGGGCGAAGGAACCGAGAAGCTGGAAGAGGGCCTGGTGCATGCGTTGCCGCCCGGCACAAAGGTGCTCCGGCTGGACCGGGATTCAACCCGTCGTCCGGGGCGGATGGAAGCTATTCTGGAAGCCTTCGGCAAGGGAGAGGCACAGGTTCTGGTGGGCACGCAGATGCTGTCCAAAGGGCATCATTTTCCTAACGTCACCCTTGCCATTATCGCTGATGGGGATCTGGGGCTGAATCTGCCCGACTACAGGGCTGCCGAGCGCACGTTCCAGTTGCTTGTGCAGGCTTCGGGGCGTGCGGGGCGGGGCGAGAAAGCCGGAAGGGTGTTCATACAGACCCGTGACCCTGCCCATTACTGCTGGGAATTCGTCCGCAGCGCGGATTACGAAGGATTTTTCGACGAAGAAATTCGCAGACGCGAGCGGCGCAGGTACCCGCCCTTCGTGAAGCTGGCGCTTGTACGGGCAAGCTTCCCCATTGACTGGGAGCCGGGAGCGGGATGGCTTGACAGTCTGACGCTTCTTGCCCGTGAAAAGGGTAAGGCTTCCGGGGTACTCGTGCTTGGGCATACTCCGTCTCCGCTGCCTTTGCTCAGAGGGCGCAAGCGGTTTCAGTGGGCCTTCAAGGGGCAGGACTGGACAAGCATACGGAGCGTGTTTCATGAAATGCGTGTGGCTGCTCCCAGAGACGGTAAGCTACGTTTGGCGCTGGATATTGATCCTGTGAACATGTTATAA